In the genome of Pseudomonas sp. B33.4, the window CCGACCGCCAGGGTCGGCGCACCACCGGCACGGGCGAGGATGGTGGTTTCACCAATGTCGTGCGCCACGGCTTGCAGCGCTTCCGGCGTGATCGCAAAGCCCCAGCTGGAGACCACTTGCGCAACCGATGCGACATCACTGCCAACCACGGCAGCCGGGCTGTTCATGGCGAAGTACACGCCAGGCTCGATCACCGAAGCGGCAACCATGGCCATGATGGCGACGAACGACTCCATCAGCATGCCGCCGTAACCGATGTAACGGGCGTTGGTTTCGTTATCCAGCAGCTTCGGCGTGGTGCCCGAAGAAATCAGCGCGTGGAAGCCGGAAACCGCACCGCAGGCGATGGTGATGAACAGGAACGGGAACAGACCGCCTTTCCACACCGGACCGGTGCCATCGACAAACTGGGTCAGCGCCGGCATTTTCAGCTCGGGCATGGTCACCAGAATGCCGATCGCCAAGGCGACGATGGTGCCGATCTTGAGGAACGTCGACAGATAATCGCGCGGTGCCAGAATCAGCCAGACCGGTAGCGATGCAGCGACGAAACCGTAACCGACCAGCATCCAGGTGATCTGCACGCCGGTGAAGGTGAATGCATTGGCCCACACCGGATCAGCGGCAATCTGCCCGCCGAGCCAGATCGAACCGAGCAGCAGCAACACGCCGACCACCGAGATCTCGCCAATGCGGCCCGGGCGGATGTAGCGCATGTAAATGCCCATGAACATCGCGATCGGGATGGTCGCCATCACGGTGAAGATGCCCCACGGGCTCTCGGCCAGCGCTTTAACCACGATCAGCGCCAGCACCGCGAGGATGATGATCATGATCAGGAAGCAGCCGAACAGGGCGATGGTGCCGGGAATACGGCCCATTTCTTCACGCACCATGTCGCCCAGGGAACGGCCGTTGCGCCGGGTCGACATGAACAGCACCATGAAGTCCTGCACCGCGCCCGCCAGCACCACGCCGGCAATCAGCCAGAGCGTGCCGGGCAAGTAGCCCATCTGCGCGGCCAATACCGGGCCGACCAGGGGTCCGGCGCCAGCGATCGCGGCAAAGTGGTGACCGAAAAGAATGTGTTTGTTGGTCGGCACATAGTCCAGACCGTCGTTGTTGAGCACGGCGGGGGTGGCCCGACGCGGGTCCAGTTGCATCACATTGTTAGCGATGAACAGACTGTAGTAACGATACGCAACCAGATAAATGGCCACAGCAGCGACCACGATCCACAAGGCATTGATCGCCTCGCCGCGGCGCAATGCCACT includes:
- a CDS encoding carbon starvation CstA family protein, whose translation is MKNNNSLLRHLPWLVLAIVGACALGVVALRRGEAINALWIVVAAVAIYLVAYRYYSLFIANNVMQLDPRRATPAVLNNDGLDYVPTNKHILFGHHFAAIAGAGPLVGPVLAAQMGYLPGTLWLIAGVVLAGAVQDFMVLFMSTRRNGRSLGDMVREEMGRIPGTIALFGCFLIMIIILAVLALIVVKALAESPWGIFTVMATIPIAMFMGIYMRYIRPGRIGEISVVGVLLLLGSIWLGGQIAADPVWANAFTFTGVQITWMLVGYGFVAASLPVWLILAPRDYLSTFLKIGTIVALAIGILVTMPELKMPALTQFVDGTGPVWKGGLFPFLFITIACGAVSGFHALISSGTTPKLLDNETNARYIGYGGMLMESFVAIMAMVAASVIEPGVYFAMNSPAAVVGSDVASVAQVVSSWGFAITPEALQAVAHDIGETTILARAGGAPTLAVGIAQILHSVLPGENTMAFWYHFAILFEALFILTAVDAGTRAGRFMLQDLLGSFVPALKRTESWTANLIATAGCVAMWGWLLYQGVVDPLGGINTLWPLFGISNQMLAGIALMLGTVVLIKMKRQRYIWVTLLPATWLLICTTTAGFIKLFDANPAIGFLSLAKKYSDALANGQVLAPAKSVEQMQHVIFNAYTNATLTALFLFVVFSILFYALKVGIAAWGKKERTDKESPFQALPDA